One Paralichthys olivaceus isolate ysfri-2021 chromosome 8, ASM2471397v2, whole genome shotgun sequence genomic region harbors:
- the nt5c2b gene encoding cytosolic purine 5'-nucleotidase isoform X2 produces MHRQSSVGLRSKWELVHYGSAARVFVNRSLAMEKIKCFGFDMDYTLAVYKSPEYESLGFELTVERLVSIGYPQELLSFVYDPSFPTRGLVFDTMYGNLLKVDAYGNILVCVHGFNFLRGPEIRERYPNKFIQRDDTERFYILNTLFNLPETYLFACLVDFFSNCDRYTSCETGFKDGDLFMSYKSMFQDVRDAVDWVHFKGTLKEKTVENLEKYVVRDGKLPLLLSRMNEVAKVFLATNSDYKYTEKIMTYLFDFPHGPKPGTSHRPWKSYFDLILVDARKPLFFGEGTVLRQVDTTSGRLKIGTYTGPLQHGIVYSGGSSDIVCDLLGAKGKDIVYIGDHIFGDILKSKKRQGWRTFLVIPELAQELHVWTDKSSLFEELQGLDIFLAELYKHLDSSSNERPDISALQGRVKKVTHDMDMCYGMMGSLFRSGSRQTLFASQVMRYADLYAASFINLLYYPFSYLFRAAHVLMPHESTVEHTHVDIDMESPLATRNRTHCNDCKDMECKRNQLTRSFSEIKPPNLFPQTPQEITHCHDEDDDEEEEEEEEEEEEEEEEEEEE; encoded by the exons ATGCATCGGCAGTCGTCCGTTGGACTAAGGTCTAAATGGGAGCTTGTTCACTATGGATCTGCTGCCAG AGTGTTTGTCAACAGAAGTTTGGCCATGGAGAAGATTAAGTGCTTTGGCTTTGACATGGATTATACTTTAGCAG tgtaCAAGTCACCAGAGTACGAGTCACTGGGCTTCGAGCTCACAGTGGAGCGCCTGGTCTCCATCGGTTACCCCCAGGAGCTGCTCAGCTTCGTGTACGACCCATCCTTTCCCACCAG GGGCCTTGTGTTTGATACCATGTATGGGAACCTGTTGAAGGTAGATGCCTATGGTAATATCCTGGTTTGTGTCCACGGATTCAACTTCCTCCGAGG CCCAGAGATACGTGAACGGTACCCAAACAAGTTCATCCAGAGAGATGATACAGAGCGCTTTTATATCCTTAACACACTCTTCAACCTGCCAG AGACCTACCTCTTTGCCTGCCTCGTGGACTTTTTCTCCAACTGTGACAGATACACAAG CTGTGAAACTGGCTTCAAAGATGGCGACCTCTTCATGTCCTACAAGAGCATGTTCCAGGACGTCCGCGATGCAGTTGACTGGGTCCACTTCAAG GGTACGCTGAAAGAGAAGACGGTTGAGAACTTGGAGAAGTATGTAGTGAGGGAT gggaagctgcctctcctcctcagcagaaTGAATGAAGTAGCCAAGGTTTTCTTGGCTACCAACAGTGACTACAAATACACTGaa AAAATCATGACCTACCTTTTTGACTTTCCTCATGGCCCCAAG CCTGGTACCTCCCACCGACCGTGGAAGTCGTACTTTGATCTGATCCTGGTGGACGCCAGGAAGCCGCTGTTCTTTGGCGAGGGGACCGTGCTCAGACAAGTCGACACG aCATCAGGGCGTCTGAAGATAGGAACCTACACAGGACCTCTGCAGCATGGGATAGTCTATTCTGGAG GTTCGTCAGACATCGTGTGCGACCTCCTTGGAGCCAAGGGGAAGGACATTGTGTACATCGGGGACCACATCTTCGGAGACATCCTCAAGTCCAAGAAACGTCAAGGCTGGAGGACGTTCCTGGTCATACCTGAACTGGCCCAGGAACTGCACGTGTGGACCGACAAGAGCT CATTATTTGAAGAACTGCAGGGCCTGGACATTTTCTTGGCTGAACTCTACAA ACAtctggacagcagcagcaacgaGAGGCCAGACATCAGCGCTCTTCAGGGAAGAGTCAAG AAAGTGACACACGACATGGACATGTGCTACGGCATGATGGGTAGCCTTTTCCGCAGTGGCTCCAGACAGACCCTCTTTGCCTCCCAAGTGATGCGATACGCCGACCTGTACGCCGCCTCCTTCATCAATCTGCTGTACTACCCCTTCAGCTACCTCTTCCGGGCCGCACATGTACTG ATGCCCCATGAGTCGACCGTCGAACACACCCACGTGGACATCGACATGGAGTCGCCACTGGCCACGCGCAACCGCACCCACTGCAACGACTGCAAGGACATGGAGTGCAAACGCAACCAGCTGACCCGCTCCTTCAGCGAGATCAAACCTCCCAACCTTTTCCCCCAGACCCCCCAAGAGATCACTCACTgccatgatgaagatgatgacgaggaggaggaggaggaggaggaggaggaggaagaagaagaagaggaggaggaggaggagtaa
- the nt5c2b gene encoding cytosolic purine 5'-nucleotidase isoform X1, producing the protein MTTSWSDRLQNYADLPANMDRLSMKKYRREPYHRVFVNRSLAMEKIKCFGFDMDYTLAVYKSPEYESLGFELTVERLVSIGYPQELLSFVYDPSFPTRGLVFDTMYGNLLKVDAYGNILVCVHGFNFLRGPEIRERYPNKFIQRDDTERFYILNTLFNLPETYLFACLVDFFSNCDRYTSCETGFKDGDLFMSYKSMFQDVRDAVDWVHFKGTLKEKTVENLEKYVVRDGKLPLLLSRMNEVAKVFLATNSDYKYTEKIMTYLFDFPHGPKPGTSHRPWKSYFDLILVDARKPLFFGEGTVLRQVDTTSGRLKIGTYTGPLQHGIVYSGGSSDIVCDLLGAKGKDIVYIGDHIFGDILKSKKRQGWRTFLVIPELAQELHVWTDKSSLFEELQGLDIFLAELYKHLDSSSNERPDISALQGRVKKVTHDMDMCYGMMGSLFRSGSRQTLFASQVMRYADLYAASFINLLYYPFSYLFRAAHVLMPHESTVEHTHVDIDMESPLATRNRTHCNDCKDMECKRNQLTRSFSEIKPPNLFPQTPQEITHCHDEDDDEEEEEEEEEEEEEEEEEEEE; encoded by the exons ATGACCACCTCATGGAGTGACAGACTGCAGAATTATGCAGACTTGCCTGCCAACATGGACAGGCTGTCAATGAAGAAGTACAGGAGAGAGCCCTACCACAG AGTGTTTGTCAACAGAAGTTTGGCCATGGAGAAGATTAAGTGCTTTGGCTTTGACATGGATTATACTTTAGCAG tgtaCAAGTCACCAGAGTACGAGTCACTGGGCTTCGAGCTCACAGTGGAGCGCCTGGTCTCCATCGGTTACCCCCAGGAGCTGCTCAGCTTCGTGTACGACCCATCCTTTCCCACCAG GGGCCTTGTGTTTGATACCATGTATGGGAACCTGTTGAAGGTAGATGCCTATGGTAATATCCTGGTTTGTGTCCACGGATTCAACTTCCTCCGAGG CCCAGAGATACGTGAACGGTACCCAAACAAGTTCATCCAGAGAGATGATACAGAGCGCTTTTATATCCTTAACACACTCTTCAACCTGCCAG AGACCTACCTCTTTGCCTGCCTCGTGGACTTTTTCTCCAACTGTGACAGATACACAAG CTGTGAAACTGGCTTCAAAGATGGCGACCTCTTCATGTCCTACAAGAGCATGTTCCAGGACGTCCGCGATGCAGTTGACTGGGTCCACTTCAAG GGTACGCTGAAAGAGAAGACGGTTGAGAACTTGGAGAAGTATGTAGTGAGGGAT gggaagctgcctctcctcctcagcagaaTGAATGAAGTAGCCAAGGTTTTCTTGGCTACCAACAGTGACTACAAATACACTGaa AAAATCATGACCTACCTTTTTGACTTTCCTCATGGCCCCAAG CCTGGTACCTCCCACCGACCGTGGAAGTCGTACTTTGATCTGATCCTGGTGGACGCCAGGAAGCCGCTGTTCTTTGGCGAGGGGACCGTGCTCAGACAAGTCGACACG aCATCAGGGCGTCTGAAGATAGGAACCTACACAGGACCTCTGCAGCATGGGATAGTCTATTCTGGAG GTTCGTCAGACATCGTGTGCGACCTCCTTGGAGCCAAGGGGAAGGACATTGTGTACATCGGGGACCACATCTTCGGAGACATCCTCAAGTCCAAGAAACGTCAAGGCTGGAGGACGTTCCTGGTCATACCTGAACTGGCCCAGGAACTGCACGTGTGGACCGACAAGAGCT CATTATTTGAAGAACTGCAGGGCCTGGACATTTTCTTGGCTGAACTCTACAA ACAtctggacagcagcagcaacgaGAGGCCAGACATCAGCGCTCTTCAGGGAAGAGTCAAG AAAGTGACACACGACATGGACATGTGCTACGGCATGATGGGTAGCCTTTTCCGCAGTGGCTCCAGACAGACCCTCTTTGCCTCCCAAGTGATGCGATACGCCGACCTGTACGCCGCCTCCTTCATCAATCTGCTGTACTACCCCTTCAGCTACCTCTTCCGGGCCGCACATGTACTG ATGCCCCATGAGTCGACCGTCGAACACACCCACGTGGACATCGACATGGAGTCGCCACTGGCCACGCGCAACCGCACCCACTGCAACGACTGCAAGGACATGGAGTGCAAACGCAACCAGCTGACCCGCTCCTTCAGCGAGATCAAACCTCCCAACCTTTTCCCCCAGACCCCCCAAGAGATCACTCACTgccatgatgaagatgatgacgaggaggaggaggaggaggaggaggaggaggaagaagaagaagaggaggaggaggaggagtaa
- the inab gene encoding internexin neuronal intermediate filament protein, alpha b: MSYGSDVFSSSSYRRIFGDSPRYASPSRTTMNVSSRGGGYRSSSLSRSNASSLGTYSKKSGRSFSSMPLETFDLTQSSVLNNEFKIVRTNEKEQMQGLNDRFAMFIDKVRNLEQHNKVLETELFALRQKQAEPSRLAELYQQEIRELRSQLEELNGEKSQLMIERDNIDDDLQKVRGKYEEEFRAREEAEALLKAFKKDVDDATMVRLDLEKKVESLLDEINFLRKVHEEEVVELSDMIQAAQVSVEMEVSKPDLTSALKEIRGQYESMASKNLQSAEEWYKTKFADLSEQANRSNEAIRSSREEVNEFRRQLQSKTIEIESLRGTNESLERQMREMEDRHNVEMGTYQESMAELENELRTTKGEMARHLREYQDLLNVKMALDIEIAAYRKLLEGEETRIGTGINYSSPAIGASMGQGYSYQSRMYTSSSKSSKKEGKQEEQQQQQQQSKSGGKVIQREVYEETVVTTQKQQDSNDVPTIQKN, encoded by the exons ATGAGCTACGGATCTGatgtcttctcctcctcttcctacCGGAGGATTTTCGGGGATTCTCCCCGTTATGCATCTCCTTCGCGGACCACCATGAATGTTTCCTCCCGGGGAGGAGGTTACCggtcctcctctctgtcccgGAGCAACGCTTCATCCCTGGGCACGTACAGCAAAAAGTCCGGCCGCTCCTTCTCGTCCATGCCGCTGGAGACCTTCGACCTGACACAGAGCAGCGTCCTCAACAATGAGTTCAAAATCGTCCGCACCAACGAAAAGGAGCAAATGCAAGGCCTCAATGACCGCTTTGCAATGTTCATTGACAAAGTGCGCAACTtggagcaacacaacaaagtgcTGGAGACGGAGCTGTTCGCTCTGCGCCAGAAGCAGGCAGAGCCGTCCCGCCTGGCCGAGCTCTACCAGCAGGAGATCCGCGAACTGCGCTCCCAGCTCGAAGAACTGAACGGAGAGAAGTCCCAGCTGATGATCGAGAGGGACAACATTGACGACGACCTGCAGAAAGTCAGGGGCAAATACGAGGAGGAGTTCCGTGCCCGGGAAGAGGCAGAGGCCCTGCTCAAAGCTTTTAAGAAAGATGTAGATGATGCCACCATGGTGCGCCTGGACCTGGAGAAGAAGGTGGAATCTCTTCTGGATGAGATCAACTTCCTTAGGAAGGTGCACGAGGAGGAGGTGGTCGAGCTGTCGGACATGATCCAGGCTGCCCAGGTGTCTGTGGAGATGGAGGTGTCCAAACCGGACCTCACCTCCGCCCTCAAAGAGATCCGCGGCCAGTACGAGTCCATGGCTTCCAAGAACCTGCAGTCCGCCGAGGAGTGGTACAAGACCAAGTTTGCGGACTTATCCGAGCAGGCCAACCGGAGCAACGAGGCCATccgcagcagcagggaggaggtgaACGAGTTTAGGAGGCAGCTGCAGTCCAAGACTATCGAGATAGAGAGTCTGAGGGGAACCAACGAGTCTCTGGAAAGGCAGATGCGGGAGATGGAGGATAGGCACAATGTGGAGATGGGAACCTACCAG GAGAGCATGGCAGAGCTGGAGAATGAGCTGCGGACCACTAAGGGCGAGATGGCCCGTCACCTGAGGGAGTACCAGGATCTGCTCAATGTCAAGATGGCACTGGATATTGAAATTGCAGCTTACAG GAAACTCCTGGAAGGGGAGGAGACCCGCATTGGGACAGGCATCAACTACAGCAGCCCCGCCATAGGTGCCAGCATGGGGCAAGGCTACAGCTACCAGTCCCGCATGTACACCAGCTCTAGCAAGAGCTCCAAGAAGGAGGGcaagcaggaggagcagcagcagcagcagcagcagagcaaatCTGGAGGCAAGGTGATCCAGCGTGAAGTTTATGAGGAGACGGTGGTCACCACCCAGAAGCAGCAAGACTCCAATGATGTTCCCACCATTCAGAAAAACTAA